In the genome of Natronomonas salina, the window CGCCGCCGAGGCGTTCCTGGAGACGGCGCTGCCGCTGGCCGACGTCTCGGCCTCGCAGTTCGACGAGACCGGCAACTTCAGCTTCGGCGTCGAGGAGCACACGGAGTTCCCGAGCCAGGAGTACGACCCGGAGATCGGTATCTTCGGGCTCGACGTGACGGTGAACCTGGTCCGGCCGGGCTACCGCGTGCGCAAGCGAGACAAGGTCGCACGGCAGATCCCGTCGCGACACCGGCTGACCGCCGAGGACGCCATCGCGTTCCTCGAAGCGAACTACGACGTGGAGGTGACCGAATGAGCGAATCAGAGACAGAACCTGAGACGGGCGAGCAGGCCGCCAAGCGAACCGGCCAGCTCGAATCGTGTCAGCGCTGCGGGCGCGAGCAGGGACTCGTCGGCAAGTACGACATCTGGCTGTGCCGACAGTGCTTCCGCGAGGTCGCCCGGAGCATGGGCTTCAAGAAGTACAGCTAACAATGGCGGACAACGATCCACTGGCCAGCGCGCTGTCGGGACTCGACAACGCCGAGAGCGTCGGCCACCTAGACCAGACGGTATCGCCCGCCTCGAACGAGATCGGCTCCGTACTCGAGGTCCTCTACGACCGCGGGTACATCAACGGCTTCCAGTTCGTGGAAGACGGCAAGGCCGGTCGGTTCGAGGTCGAACTGAAGGGAGCGATCAACGAGTGTGGCGCGGTCAAGCCCCGCTACTCGGCGGGCGCAGACGAGTTCGAGAAGTGGGAGAAGCGGTTCCTCCCGGCCCGCGACTACGGGACGCTCGTCGTCACGACCAGCCACGGCATCATGAGCCACTACGAGGCCCGAGAGGCGGGCATCGGTGGCCAGGTGATCGCCTACGTCTACTAGAACAATGCGCACAGAAATCGACATCCCGGACGACGTCACGGCGACGATGGACCACCTCGAACTCACCGTCGAGGGACCGGAGGGGAGCGTCACGCGACGCCTCTGGTACCCCGACGTGAGCGTGAGCGTCGAGGACGGCACCGTGGTCGTCGAGACGGACGACGAGAACGCCAAGGCCCGATCGACGGTCGGCACCTTCGAGAGCCACGTCACGAACATGTTCCACGGCGTGACCGAGGGCTGGGAGTACACCATGGAGGTGTTCTACTCCCACTTCCCGATGCAGGTCTCCACGCAGGACGAGGAGGTCGTCATCGAGAACTTCCTCGGCGAGAAGGCGCCGCGAACCACCGAGATCCGCGGGGACACCCAGGTCTCCGTCGACGGCGAGGAACTGACCATCTCGGGCCCGAGTATCGAGGACGTCGGCCAGACGGCGGCCGACATCGAACAGCTGACGCGCGTGACCGACAAGGACACCCGCGTCTTCCAGGACGGGGTCTACATCACGCAGACGCCCGACCGAGGTGAGGTCTGATGAGCGACGAGGAATACGACGAACTGACCGACATCAGCGGCGTCGGCCCCTCGAAGGCGGACGCGTTGGAGGACGCCGGCTTCGAGACGGTCGACGACGTCCGCGAGGCCTCCCAGGAGGAACTGGCCGAGGCCGAAGGCATCGGCAACGCGCTCGCCGCGCGGATCAAGGGCGACGTCGGCGGCCTCGAGGTCTCCGACGACACCGAGGCAGAAGTCGAGGAGGAAGCGCCCGAGGAAGAAGCGGCCGAGGAAGCCGACGAGGACGTCGAGACCGAACTGCAGCCGCGCGGGCTCGCGGACAAGACGCCCGACCTCTCGGAGAACGAGGCGCGGCTCCTCAAGCAGCGACACAGCGAGGGCAAGCCGCAGTTCAACCGGCAGGACTACCACAAGAAGAAGCGGACGCCCACCTCGTGGCGCAAGCCCCGCGGCGGCCTCTCCAAGCAGCGGCGAGGCATCAAGGGCAAGGGCCCGAAGGTCGAGGCCGGCTACCGGACGCCGAAGGCGGTGCGCGGCAAGCACCCCAGCGGCTTCGAGGAGGTCCGCGTCGAGAACGTGGACGACCTCGAGGGCGTCGACGGCGACGCGGAGGCCGTCCGCATCGGCTCGACGGTCGGCGCCCGCAAGCGCGAGCGCATCGAGGAGGTCGCCGAGGAGGAGGACATCCGCGTCCTCAACCCCACCTACGTCGAAGTGGAGGTGGAAGAATGACCGACCTGAAGGCCCAGAAGCGTCTGGCGGCCGACGTCCTCGGCGTCGGGGAGAACCGCGTGTGGTTCGACCCGGACGCCCAGGGCGAGATCGCCGACGCCATCACCCGCGACGACGTCCGCGAACTCGTCGAGGAGGGCATCATCGACGCCGAGCGCGAGAAGGGCAACTCCCGCGGTCGGGCCCGCGAGCGCGCACAGAAGCGCGCCTACGGCCACCAGAAGGGACACGGCTCCCGGAAGGGGAAGTCCGGCGCCCGGCAGAACCGGAAGGAGGAGTGGCAGAGCA includes:
- a CDS encoding 50S ribosomal protein L5, which produces MSSESDADAGEFHEMREPTVEKVVAHMGIGRGGEPLAEAETILSEITGQDPVRTTAQRTIQDFNVREGDPIGAKVTLRGDAAEAFLETALPLADVSASQFDETGNFSFGVEEHTEFPSQEYDPEIGIFGLDVTVNLVRPGYRVRKRDKVARQIPSRHRLTAEDAIAFLEANYDVEVTE
- a CDS encoding 50S ribosomal protein L6, which translates into the protein MRTEIDIPDDVTATMDHLELTVEGPEGSVTRRLWYPDVSVSVEDGTVVVETDDENAKARSTVGTFESHVTNMFHGVTEGWEYTMEVFYSHFPMQVSTQDEEVVIENFLGEKAPRTTEIRGDTQVSVDGEELTISGPSIEDVGQTAADIEQLTRVTDKDTRVFQDGVYITQTPDRGEV
- a CDS encoding 30S ribosomal protein S8 yields the protein MADNDPLASALSGLDNAESVGHLDQTVSPASNEIGSVLEVLYDRGYINGFQFVEDGKAGRFEVELKGAINECGAVKPRYSAGADEFEKWEKRFLPARDYGTLVVTTSHGIMSHYEAREAGIGGQVIAYVY
- a CDS encoding 30S ribosomal protein S14; translated protein: MSESETEPETGEQAAKRTGQLESCQRCGREQGLVGKYDIWLCRQCFREVARSMGFKKYS
- a CDS encoding 50S ribosomal protein L19e; amino-acid sequence: MTDLKAQKRLAADVLGVGENRVWFDPDAQGEIADAITRDDVRELVEEGIIDAEREKGNSRGRARERAQKRAYGHQKGHGSRKGKSGARQNRKEEWQSKIRAQRNKLRDLRDDDEISRSQYRALYDQASGGEFDSVADLERYIEDNYGEQ
- a CDS encoding 50S ribosomal protein L32e, which encodes MSDEEYDELTDISGVGPSKADALEDAGFETVDDVREASQEELAEAEGIGNALAARIKGDVGGLEVSDDTEAEVEEEAPEEEAAEEADEDVETELQPRGLADKTPDLSENEARLLKQRHSEGKPQFNRQDYHKKKRTPTSWRKPRGGLSKQRRGIKGKGPKVEAGYRTPKAVRGKHPSGFEEVRVENVDDLEGVDGDAEAVRIGSTVGARKRERIEEVAEEEDIRVLNPTYVEVEVEE